Genomic segment of Eupeodes corollae chromosome 2, idEupCoro1.1, whole genome shotgun sequence:
ATCCTGGGCTATACTATACTGTTAGTTGTaactcattttttgaaaaaaagaagatgtcTCATAATCCACTTCTGTGATTAAGTTGCTCTGGACTGTTATtcctaaactaattttaattttcagggTCAGATAGACATCATAGATCCATCGGAACTTCTCCGACCGGAAGCTTCCTTTGCTGATAAACAACTATCACAGTTCCGTGACTATAGTGTAGATGAAAACGATCCACTGAAAGAACGTGTAAGGCAAACTTATCGTGACATGCATCTTAATCAAACTGTTGATTTTGTCAAAGGTCagtgaatttttttctattcaaaaatatacagtatattaaacaaaataatatttttaaggtcGTCGTGAGAAATGGCTTAAGTTTAACACTTTTAAGGCAAATATTCGTGATGCTTTGGAGAAACTTAACGATCTTATTGACGAATCCGATCCTGATACAAATCTTCCAAACATTGTTCACGCTTTCCAGACTGCCGAACGTGCACGTGCAGAATTCCCTCAACACGATTGGTTACACCTGACAGCATTAATACATGACCTTGGCAAAGTGATGGCATTTTATGGGGAACCTCAATGGGCTGTAGTTGGTGACACTTTTGTCGTTGGATGTGAATGGGGAAAAAGTATTGTCTATCGTAATGAGAGTTTCGTTGGGAATCCCGATGggaaaaatgcaaaatacaatacaaaatacggAATGTATAAACCTAATTGCGGTCTTGACAATGTTCTCATATCATGGGGCCATGACGAATACATGTACCAAGTTTTGAAGCATAATAAATCCACTCTACCCGAAGAAGCTCTTAACATCATTCGATTTCATTCTTTCTACCCTTGGCACAATGGTGGGGACTATGAACACTTATGTGAACCAAAGGATGAGCTCATGAAAAAATGGGTATTAGTTTTCAAGTAAggattttttctaatttagaaataaaattcgtattttaattgataaatattttttaacttt
This window contains:
- the LOC129947387 gene encoding inositol oxygenase, with the translated sequence MKFLPQGQIDIIDPSELLRPEASFADKQLSQFRDYSVDENDPLKERVRQTYRDMHLNQTVDFVKGRREKWLKFNTFKANIRDALEKLNDLIDESDPDTNLPNIVHAFQTAERARAEFPQHDWLHLTALIHDLGKVMAFYGEPQWAVVGDTFVVGCEWGKSIVYRNESFVGNPDGKNAKYNTKYGMYKPNCGLDNVLISWGHDEYMYQVLKHNKSTLPEEALNIIRFHSFYPWHNGGDYEHLCEPKDELMKKWVLVFNRYDLYTKSERYPDIDLLWPYYQSLIDKYCPGELEW